The following proteins are encoded in a genomic region of Paenibacillus sp. FSL R7-0273:
- a CDS encoding LacI family DNA-binding transcriptional regulator yields MGKKRVTSHDVARLAGVSRSVVSAVLNDTPGIGVSAQTREAVLHAIAELNYHVDAQARSMKTGRSMTLAAFGDTRHPLFMRLLEGMQRECEARGYHILLCSPGERKSGDARRALLDLYHQRKIDGIITLDETSYRSENWAAKVQEAGVPYVSVEGYAETEGVYSILADYRGSVLTALDYLCRDNMSGEKVSAPVYLEVFHGAASKRSNWAEQNRRNAYKEWCSSYGLKPVVHRLDEQEGTAGWLNLLSELVQQSSGATGLCTDRSKEQTEGDQTILPPLLLNWSSAVPDIYRAAHALGLAIGDSLRIMAADNTIQGDSLSVPTLSCVEIPYVGMGQEAVRCLLKQMEQEAGEPAKLWLPAVLKPGESA; encoded by the coding sequence ATGGGTAAAAAAAGAGTGACCAGCCATGACGTTGCCAGGCTAGCGGGCGTATCCCGCAGTGTGGTATCCGCTGTGCTGAATGATACGCCGGGAATCGGGGTCAGTGCCCAGACCCGGGAGGCTGTGCTGCATGCCATAGCAGAGCTGAATTACCATGTGGATGCCCAGGCCCGCAGCATGAAAACCGGGCGCAGCATGACGCTCGCCGCCTTCGGGGACACCCGGCATCCGCTGTTCATGCGGCTGCTTGAAGGGATGCAGCGGGAATGCGAAGCGAGAGGCTATCACATCCTGCTCTGCTCGCCAGGGGAGAGGAAGTCGGGAGATGCCAGAAGGGCGCTGCTGGATCTGTACCATCAGCGGAAGATCGACGGCATTATTACTCTGGATGAAACTAGTTACCGTAGTGAGAATTGGGCCGCCAAGGTGCAAGAAGCCGGCGTCCCTTACGTATCTGTAGAAGGGTATGCCGAAACGGAAGGCGTATACTCCATACTGGCAGATTACCGGGGGAGTGTACTGACCGCGCTGGACTATTTATGCCGTGATAACATGTCGGGGGAGAAAGTATCAGCTCCGGTATATTTAGAGGTGTTTCACGGTGCTGCAAGTAAACGGAGCAACTGGGCGGAGCAGAACCGCCGCAATGCGTACAAGGAATGGTGTAGCTCGTACGGGCTGAAGCCGGTCGTTCACCGGCTGGATGAACAGGAAGGCACCGCGGGCTGGCTGAATTTGTTATCAGAGCTGGTGCAGCAGAGCTCAGGCGCTACGGGGCTGTGTACGGACAGGTCGAAAGAACAGACAGAAGGTGATCAGACCATACTGCCGCCGCTGCTGCTAAACTGGTCAAGCGCTGTACCGGACATCTACCGTGCAGCTCATGCACTGGGGCTGGCGATTGGAGACTCACTCCGGATAATGGCTGCTGATAATACGATTCAGGGAGACAGCCTGAGCGTACCAACCTTAAGCTGTGTGGAAATTCCTTATGTCGGCATGGGTCAGGAAGCGGTGCGCTGCCTCTTGAAGCAAATGGAACAGGAAGCCGGCGAACCGGCTAAGCTGTGGCTGCCGGCGGTTTTGAAGCCGGGTGAGAGCGCGTAG
- a CDS encoding alpha-mannosidase — translation MFWTDEKLGARVAELDRYRYRDTFELTEWLGIEDKEGANGVYPPEFEQGETYRVGDYWTGRDMYLWLHTIVEVPAHWQGRRIVGLFDFGRTGSGNNSGFESLLFLNGKPYQGVDSNHQEVFLEPEAAGTAVSLSFRLWSGLEGGGFPVPQEHRIRKAELACLDEAADSLYYTGRAVLAVYQSLGGSDPLKQELQMALNRAFRVLDWSRPGSDAFYNSVREADEQLAASLAAMKQKHPVTVTAIGHTHIDVAWLWRLTHTREKAARSFSTVLRLMKQFPEYVFLQTQPQLYAYIKQDYPELYTEISSRVKEGRWEAGGAMWLEADCNLTSGESLVRQLLYGTAFFREEFGVECKYLWLPDVFGYSWALPQILRKSGIDTFMTTKISWSQFNRMPHDTFQWRGIDGSEVLAHFITTPEGPESSAWYYTYNGLMEPFAVQGIWDSYRDKNLNRELLLAYGYGDGGGGVNREHLEMRRRLDAIPGVPNVQPGRADEYFERLNETIRSSDQYVHTWDGELYLEYHRGTYTSQAYNKKMNRRLELLYREAEWLQVLLAAESGSFSRYPAQELYNGWIIILRNQFHDIIPGSSIREVYEDSREEYAEAERIGLESAVRAAGGLTVPAAAGGEAHYTIFNGAFFDRSGLLTVDAQDTEIKEWRDEKGSLLRTQRLDGEWLIEAPEVPMLAAAVISARTAGTAEAVEQPEPFGWENSRLTTPHYIMEWNAYGQLSRLFDRDADREVLAPGECGNVLQVFEDKPKMYDAWDIDLFYQEKKREITGLVSAELLSSGPLAAVLQFSWRYMDSTVIQKVKVYAGSRRIDFETLVDWHEQHQLLKVAFPVAVRSTEATYDIQYGNVKRPTHWNTSWDYARFESVGHQWADLSETGYGVSLLNDCKYGYDIKDHVMRLSLIKSATAPDWQADQGEHRFTYSLLPHQGDWISGHTAEEAWMLNNPLRAVQGSFNGETGKPLFRTDAAGIAVDAVKLSEQGDSCVIRLHEYFGGRRKVRLSSSYSVLSWQLCDLMERPAGEVTSGGEIELEFKPYEIHTLLVTFF, via the coding sequence ATGTTTTGGACGGATGAGAAGCTGGGCGCACGTGTAGCCGAATTGGACCGTTACCGTTATCGGGACACTTTTGAACTTACGGAATGGCTGGGAATTGAAGATAAGGAAGGCGCCAACGGCGTGTATCCGCCTGAATTTGAACAAGGGGAAACTTACCGTGTAGGTGATTACTGGACAGGACGGGACATGTACCTGTGGCTGCACACAATAGTAGAGGTGCCTGCACATTGGCAGGGCCGGCGGATTGTTGGCCTGTTTGATTTTGGCCGCACGGGCAGCGGGAACAACAGCGGGTTTGAATCCCTGCTGTTCCTGAACGGTAAGCCGTATCAGGGTGTGGATTCCAATCACCAGGAGGTTTTTCTGGAGCCGGAAGCCGCAGGGACGGCGGTAAGCCTGTCCTTCCGGTTATGGTCGGGACTGGAAGGCGGAGGGTTTCCGGTGCCGCAGGAGCACCGGATCAGGAAGGCAGAGCTGGCCTGCCTGGATGAAGCCGCTGACAGCCTGTATTACACCGGCCGTGCAGTGCTGGCGGTCTATCAGTCGCTGGGCGGCAGCGATCCGCTGAAGCAGGAGCTGCAGATGGCGCTGAACCGGGCGTTCCGCGTGCTGGACTGGTCGAGACCGGGCAGTGATGCTTTTTATAACTCTGTCAGGGAGGCCGATGAGCAGCTGGCAGCATCGCTGGCAGCCATGAAACAAAAGCATCCCGTAACGGTAACCGCGATCGGTCATACCCATATCGACGTAGCCTGGCTGTGGCGGCTGACTCATACGCGGGAGAAGGCGGCGCGTTCCTTTTCAACTGTGCTGAGGCTGATGAAGCAGTTTCCGGAGTATGTTTTTCTGCAGACACAGCCCCAGCTGTATGCATACATCAAGCAGGACTACCCGGAGCTGTATACTGAAATTTCCAGCCGGGTGAAGGAAGGACGCTGGGAAGCCGGGGGAGCGATGTGGCTGGAGGCAGACTGCAATCTGACGAGCGGGGAGTCGCTGGTACGGCAGCTTTTGTACGGAACGGCCTTTTTCCGGGAAGAATTCGGCGTAGAATGCAAGTATCTATGGCTGCCGGATGTGTTCGGCTACAGCTGGGCGCTGCCGCAGATTTTGCGGAAGTCTGGTATAGATACTTTTATGACAACCAAAATCAGCTGGAGCCAGTTTAACCGTATGCCGCACGACACGTTCCAGTGGAGGGGCATCGACGGCAGCGAGGTGCTTGCCCACTTTATCACTACACCGGAAGGGCCTGAATCAAGCGCCTGGTACTATACCTATAACGGATTAATGGAACCGTTCGCCGTCCAGGGCATTTGGGATTCATACCGGGACAAGAATCTGAACCGCGAGCTGCTGCTTGCCTATGGATATGGAGACGGCGGTGGGGGAGTGAACCGTGAGCATCTGGAAATGCGGCGCCGTCTGGATGCCATACCGGGAGTGCCGAATGTGCAGCCTGGCCGGGCGGATGAATATTTTGAACGCCTGAACGAGACCATCCGCAGCAGTGACCAGTATGTCCATACGTGGGACGGGGAGCTATACCTTGAGTATCACAGGGGAACCTACACCAGTCAGGCTTATAATAAAAAAATGAACCGCAGGCTGGAGCTGCTCTACCGGGAGGCCGAGTGGCTGCAGGTGCTGCTGGCTGCCGAATCCGGCAGCTTCAGCAGGTATCCGGCACAGGAGCTGTACAATGGCTGGATTATTATCCTGCGTAACCAGTTCCATGACATCATCCCTGGCTCATCGATCCGTGAGGTGTATGAGGACTCACGTGAGGAATATGCGGAAGCAGAGCGGATCGGACTGGAATCGGCGGTGAGGGCGGCGGGAGGCTTAACGGTTCCGGCTGCAGCAGGAGGAGAAGCGCACTATACTATCTTTAACGGAGCATTTTTTGACCGTTCCGGCCTACTGACTGTTGATGCCCAGGATACAGAAATTAAAGAATGGCGGGATGAAAAGGGCTCCCTGCTTCGTACCCAGCGATTAGACGGGGAATGGCTGATTGAAGCCCCGGAGGTGCCGATGCTTGCAGCAGCCGTCATAAGTGCCCGCACTGCCGGGACAGCTGAAGCTGTTGAACAACCGGAGCCTTTTGGCTGGGAAAACTCCAGGCTCACCACCCCGCATTACATTATGGAATGGAATGCTTACGGGCAGCTAAGCCGCTTGTTTGACCGCGATGCGGACCGTGAGGTGCTTGCGCCAGGGGAGTGCGGAAATGTGCTGCAGGTATTTGAGGATAAGCCGAAGATGTACGATGCCTGGGACATTGATCTCTTTTACCAGGAGAAGAAGCGTGAAATAACCGGACTTGTCTCGGCAGAGCTGCTAAGCTCCGGTCCGCTGGCTGCAGTGCTGCAATTCTCTTGGCGTTATATGGATTCCACTGTCATCCAAAAGGTTAAGGTGTATGCCGGAAGCCGCCGGATTGATTTTGAGACGCTGGTTGACTGGCACGAGCAGCATCAGCTGCTTAAGGTTGCTTTTCCCGTTGCCGTCCGCTCGACTGAAGCCACCTACGATATCCAGTACGGTAACGTTAAGCGTCCTACCCACTGGAATACAAGCTGGGATTATGCCCGCTTTGAGAGTGTGGGACATCAGTGGGCCGATCTGTCGGAAACGGGCTACGGTGTGAGCCTGCTCAATGACTGTAAATACGGCTATGACATTAAGGATCATGTTATGCGCCTGTCGCTGATCAAATCGGCAACGGCTCCGGACTGGCAGGCCGATCAGGGTGAGCACCGGTTCACCTACAGCCTGCTGCCGCATCAGGGAGACTGGATCAGCGGACACACGGCGGAGGAAGCCTGGATGCTTAATAATCCTTTGCGGGCTGTACAGGGAAGCTTCAACGGAGAAACCGGCAAGCCGCTGTTCCGCACGGACGCTGCAGGAATCGCCGTCGATGCCGTCAAATTGTCAGAGCAAGGGGACAGCTGTGTAATCCGGCTGCATGAATACTTCGGCGGACGGCGTAAAGTCAGATTGAGCAGTAGCTACTCCGTCTTATCCTGGCAGCTATGCGATCTCATGGAACGTCCTGCCGGTGAAGTGACTTCCGGCGGTGAAATAGAGCTGGAGTTCAAGCCTTATGAAATTCATACCCTGCTGGTTACCTTTTTTTGA